In the Clostridium gelidum genome, AAAGATAACGTTCCTATTAGCAAACTATATATTCCTTCAAATTTCAAATATTCTTTTTCATCAGTTATAGTATACTTTTTTTTAACACGATTAATTTTGAGTGTATTAATATTTTTAAATAAATTAAAATAACAATTAATACCAATTAGGGATAGTAACAGAGAAAGTAATAGAAAAAAGTATTCTCCTAAAAAATAAATAGATTGGCTCACTTTATTTCTCCTTTCTTTGATTAAGAAATATAAACTTTTAATAACGTAGAAGATAATAATTGTAATACAGAAGGCTTTATAAAAGTATCGGGCAAGTATTATTATATATAATATTGGGAGGAAAATAAATACATATATATGATATGGAGTTATGTAGGCGTTAAAAAAGAGAAACCATTAATTAGCTTAAATGATATATAACTCTTTTATTTAAGATCTGAAAACAAGGGCTTGCGGAACTATATCCTTAACATGAGTTTTTGTTACAAATGTTGACTGAACCACTTATATTAAAGAGATAATATAAGAAAATAAAGAAAATATATATAATAGATAAATTATAGGAATAGTATAGAAAGTTTATAAGAAATAGATATTTAAAAGAATTATAATAATAAGTGAGAATAAAAAATAGTTTTCGTTTATGAATATTATTATATTTAATAATAAAAAAGGAATTTAACATCCAAAATAACTCTAGCAATAGAGTTATTTTTAATTTGGCGTTAATATCTAATTTCGAAAAAAACAAAAAAATAGCGGATATCATGATTGTGATATTCGCTATTTTTTTGTTTTTTCAAAATCAAGGAGTAAAAATGTCATATTTATGTAAAATAATATTTATTTCTCTCTTTTTCTAAATTAAGGTTTACATAATTGCTAATGATTTACTTTTAGTAGGAGATTAAAACTTTCAAGAAAGTTTAGGAGGGATTAAATGCCTACAAATTTATTACAGCAAATTACAATATTTCAAAATAATCAAGAAAACTTTATTGATATTTTGGCTTACTTTAAATCAAAAATTAAATACCTAAGCTATAAATTGAAATATCCTGAAGCAGAAACAGATCTCATTATTTATTTATATGAATTTTTAAACTTAATAAATCCAAAGAAATTTGAAACGGATAAAGATTTATCAATGTATATTAATAAATGTATTAAAAACAAGTCAATAGCTTTATTTCATAAGGTTGATAAAGATAAAACATTAATGATTTTTACCTCAGAAACAGAAATACTAGATGTAATCAATTGTGAAGAGAAAAATGATGAATACTCAGATATTATTTTCAATGATTTAATTTCATCATTAAGTCCTAAACAAAGGAAAATTATATTTTATAAATTTTATTTGCAATTATCAGATATAGAAATTGCTGAAATGTTTAAAATATCAAGACAAGCTGTAAATAAAACTCAAAGAATTGCTTTTAAAAATTTAAAAGCTGATTTATTAGCTTAGACTAGGGAGGGATTTTATGTATGATCAACTAATAAATATCGCTACAACTCAAGGAATTTGGGCAATATTAAGCTGTGTACTTATAGTATACATATTAAAAGCACAGGAAACTCGAGATTCAAAACAAGAAGAAAGAGAAATTAACTATCAAGATATAATTAAACAACTTACAGAAAAATTGAATACTTTAGATTCAATAAATTCAGCTATTACTGAAATAAAAAATAAATTTAATTAAATATTAGGTTTACAAAATACAATGAAATAAGCTTTTAGTAAGTGTAAAACAGTTAAGTTGGCCAACTTAAAATACAAATTTGAAAGGATGAATATAGTATGGCAAAGCGAAGAGAAAAAGGTGCTTTTAATTTAAAGCATTTAACAAAATTTTTATCTGACGTTAATGTAATGAAACAGAATGTAGATAATGCATCAAATGCATTAGGATGGACAGCTACATTTGCTGGTTTTTTAGGTGTTCCTGGAGCAATAGTAAGTATTGCTGCATTATCAGAAGTTGTAGGACTTCAAGTTGCTAGTAGTTATTTACAAGATGTTATAAACGTAATAATTGATGGTCAAGATATGATTAATAATGATTATTGTGATCTTGTAGAGATTGAAGTGACGTATAGTTATTATGATAGTGGTTTAAGAGGTAGTAAACCAGGTTATTTCCCTTCAGGGGCTGAGATAACAAGAATCCATTGCGGTAGCGGATGGATGTCAGAATAACATTAACAAAAAAGATTCAGCAAAACTTGCTGAATCTTTTTTGTTAGGGACTTTTCGTCAAAATTTTATTACTGACCTGACTTTTCTAATAATTCTGCATATTTTTTTAAAAGAGTAATTCTTTTTAATATATAATTAAATGTCCAAAAAATCAGATTAAAATAAATAATATACGTTATATTTATTTTTGAATATCTATTCATAAAACTTAAAATCATTAAACAAGTAAAACTTATTAAGTTAATTTTTAATTGTAATTTCAAATACTTATCTTTATTTATAATTAAGAACCTATTATCACGTCTAATAGTAAAAAAAATATCTTTTTTTATATAACACAGTATACTGTATAAGAAAAATATTATTGATATTAAAACCCCTAATTCAACTGACCAATTCATTTACCCCCCCCTTTTTTTATTTATCGAAAAATTCAATTTATAGATAATATTGTAAAACAAGTATACCGTTAATAATCTTTCCTATCAACCCTTCTTGAAGCGACCTTGTGTTTAATTTTAATTTCCTTAGTTGGTTTCGCCGTGCCACACTCCATTTTCCATAAATTAATTAACGAATATCGCTATAGTGATATTTTTTATACTGTGCTCCCAAAAAACATAAATCTCTTTCTCTTGGGTAACTTTTTCTTATCTATGTTCCCACGAATTCTCTCCGTAATTTCAAGCAATTTCTTTCCACCTTGCCCTTTGTTCTGTGGTAGCAACTATAAATTCACTCATACTCATGCCTTGATCTTTAGCAATCTTTTTAAATAAATCTTTTTGGTCTTTTATTCTTCTTATATAATAAATTATCTTCTTTAATAAAATTTATTATACGAATAATAATTCTATCAAGTAACCATACGTTCGCATATCGTGATTGTTTCGCTCAATCTAGTCTATAGCCTTATTCTTGGTCAATTCCTCTCCATGTATAAATTATGGATATTAAGACTTTAAGGCTGAAACAGTTGGTATATCTAGGCTTTAATGATATTTTATAACTTTTCAAATAGGGGTAGCTAAAATGGATAAAGCCAGGGTTTATTCTTAAACCCTGGCTTCATGTGAAAATAAGTGTAATTATGGGGATTTAAAAGTTATTTTTGGAGTAATCCCCAATAATCATCTTCAAAATCGTTTCCCATGACAATCACCTCTTTCGGTATTATTATGTGCAATCTTAAATTTAATATACTAAATTAAGCTAGACAAAAGTATTTTATCTCTTTCAGTAATAGATTTAAATTCTTGTCTTTCAGTAAGCCTAGTTCTATCTCTATCTTTAGATCCTTTAACTATAAATGTTTCAGGTATGTATATAGTCGAATTATCGGTATCCTTTAAAACTCCCAAATGTAATCTTATGATATGCTCCCTTTATAGTAGACAGTTAAAATAATAAAACTGTTTCTATAAAGGGGGGATTTTAATGTCAAGAAAAACGAAATGTTCTCTGGAAGAGAAATTGAAAGGAATTAAAGAATATCTATCAGGAGAAAAAGCAGTTATACAGATATGTGATGAGATGGCAATTCATAGTGCCACATTTTATGACTGGTTGAAAATATATAATGATGTTGGGGAAGCAAATTTAATAGTTTCTACAAAAAATAAATATTATTCTGATTCGCTTAAACTTAATGCAGTTAAAGATTATCTAACCGGAAAAGGTTCTTTAAGAAATATATGCTGCATATATGAAATTTCATCTCCTCGTGTTCTCAGAGATTGGATTAAGAAGTATAATGGTCATAAAATATTTAAATCTTATAGTAAGCAAGGAGATAGAATTATGACTAATGGAAGAAAAACTACTTATGAAGAAAGAATTGAGATTGTTGCATTCTGCATTTCGAATAATGGTGATTATCAAGCCACTGCTAATAAATTTAAAGTTTCTTATCAACAAGTTTATGCATGGGTAAGAAAATACGAAGCTAATGGATATGAGGCACTAATGGACCGACGCGGTAAGCGTAAAGAAGCTACTGAGCTTACTGAATCGGAAAAATTATCTGTACAATTGAAACTTATCGAATCAGAAAATACACGTTTAAAGATGGAGATTGATTTCTTAAAAAAATTGAAGGAAGTAGAAAGAAGGCGATAAGTACTAGAATATTTCAAGAATATAAATATATTTCTATAAAAGAATTACATAAGGAAAACGACTATCCAATAGCTGATTTATGCAATTTAGCTAATATTGCACGATCATCTTACTACAAATGGATTAACCGTTCAGAGACTGAATTAGATAAAGAGAATTCACTAATACTAAAAGAAATTGTTAAACTTTATGAAGATGTACATGGTATCTATGGATACCGTCGGATAACAATGAATATAAATCGACTTCTTAATAAACAGTATAATCATAAACGAATTTATAGATTAATGAAGTTGCAGCTACCCCAATTTAGCATACATGGTTTAAGACATACCCATGCCACTATATTATTACTTAAAGGCGAGAATATAAAAGTAATATCTGAAAGGCTTGGTCATAAATCAACTCAAATAACATGGGATACTTATAGTCATGTATTACCTTCCATGAAGAAGCAAACTGCAGACCTATTGGATAATATATTTGATGACCTATAATTTTTTTGCTTAGAAATGTCGGTTAAATGTCGGTATTTTGTATATAACAAAAGCTACAACCAAGTTATATCAATGGTTGCAGCTTTTGTTTGGTACTCCCAGTGGGTAAAATAATGCTTATCTTATAATGTTCAGCAATATAAGATTATATCTTACAAAGCCTTTATAGATGAGCACTTACACACTTTTAAACATCTTGAAATTTTTTATTATTTTTTGCTTTTTAAAATAATATAGTACAACAATAGTACAATTTCAAGTGTTATATCTTTATATTTTAACCTCGTAATATTTTTATTCCCTATCAACTATTTTTTTACATAAATAACTTAATAAATTTTCACTATTATTTTTAAAACTCATAACAGTATTTATTTTTCCAATAATTTCAAAAATTTTCTTTATAGTAATCTTACTTTCTTCATCATTAGCTTTTTCTCGATTTAAAATTAAAGTTCCTAATGCTGTTGAAATATTATTTACAACACCCTCAGCACCATATAACTTGTATTTAAATAATGATTCTCTCACATTATTTAATTGATAGATAAGTATTTTCTTTAATTCATCATTAAAATTACATACCAAAACTTCTTCAATTAATACATTAATTTCTTCAATCAGTTCCTGTATTTTTTCATCTTCAATATCTTCTTCATTACTATGTTCAGATAAAAAATCTGCGCAATATTCAAGAGAAATCATAAGCTTTTCATCAAAATGATTACTAAAATCTCTCATTCCACTAGATGTATTAAAATTTATCTTAGTAAGTCCATTCATAGTCTGATTTAAAGTTAATTGGTATTTATGTAAATTCTTAGACTGTAACTGTTCTATCTGACTAATTCCTAAAGTGCACATTTTAAGTAATTCTGTATAATTTGTAAAAATTCCTATCTTATTATTTTCATCCAAAGAAAAAACTTTTAAAAACACTTTTTCAGCATTTTCACTAACATCACTTTTAAGTTGATAAATTATATGATACAGTCTTCCGACCACATTATCTGTTAAGACTTCTCTATTTTCTGTAATCATGTTTTCCCCCATTTATATACATTAAATTGCTTATATAGTTGCAAATTTATATAAGATTTATGCACATTATATACCATAATATTCCTTAAATCAATATAAGCAATAAGTACTACGTAACTTTACTGTATAATATCTCA is a window encoding:
- a CDS encoding tyrosine-type recombinase/integrase; this translates as MVKLYEDVHGIYGYRRITMNINRLLNKQYNHKRIYRLMKLQLPQFSIHGLRHTHATILLLKGENIKVISERLGHKSTQITWDTYSHVLPSMKKQTADLLDNIFDDL
- a CDS encoding transposase translates to MSRKTKCSLEEKLKGIKEYLSGEKAVIQICDEMAIHSATFYDWLKIYNDVGEANLIVSTKNKYYSDSLKLNAVKDYLTGKGSLRNICCIYEISSPRVLRDWIKKYNGHKIFKSYSKQGDRIMTNGRKTTYEERIEIVAFCISNNGDYQATANKFKVSYQQVYAWVRKYEANGYEALMDRRGKRKEATELTESEKLSVQLKLIESENTRLKMEIDFLKKLKEVERRR
- a CDS encoding BhlA/UviB family holin-like peptide, whose amino-acid sequence is MYDQLINIATTQGIWAILSCVLIVYILKAQETRDSKQEEREINYQDIIKQLTEKLNTLDSINSAITEIKNKFN
- a CDS encoding RNA polymerase sigma factor → MPTNLLQQITIFQNNQENFIDILAYFKSKIKYLSYKLKYPEAETDLIIYLYEFLNLINPKKFETDKDLSMYINKCIKNKSIALFHKVDKDKTLMIFTSETEILDVINCEEKNDEYSDIIFNDLISSLSPKQRKIIFYKFYLQLSDIEIAEMFKISRQAVNKTQRIAFKNLKADLLA